One genomic segment of Caballeronia sp. TF1N1 includes these proteins:
- the ispH gene encoding 4-hydroxy-3-methylbut-2-enyl diphosphate reductase yields MRIILAQPRGFCAGVVRAIEIVDRALERHGAPVYVRHEIVHNRHVVDNLRGKGARFVEELDEVPHGAVAIFSAHGVAKKVEKDALSRGLDVLDATCPLVTKVHVQGRQYVSQGRTLILIGHAGHPEVEGTIGQIPGEVVLVQSEAEVDTLALPVDAPVAYVTQTTLSVDDTRGIIDALQRRFTDIVGPDTRDICYATQNRQAAVRELSTQVDVLLVVGATNSSNSNRLREIGAETGVPSYLVADGSEVKAEWFAKAQTVGITAGASAPEEMVKHVIDALRAFGHVEVTTMEGREEKVEFKLPAKLLQPLAALATTAATATREE; encoded by the coding sequence ATGCGTATCATCCTTGCTCAACCCCGCGGCTTTTGTGCGGGCGTGGTTCGCGCGATCGAAATCGTCGATCGGGCGCTGGAACGGCATGGCGCACCGGTGTATGTGCGTCACGAGATCGTTCACAACCGTCATGTCGTAGACAATCTGCGCGGCAAGGGCGCACGTTTCGTCGAGGAGCTCGACGAGGTGCCACACGGCGCGGTCGCCATTTTCAGCGCGCATGGCGTCGCGAAGAAGGTGGAGAAAGACGCGCTGTCACGCGGGCTCGACGTGCTGGACGCCACTTGCCCGCTCGTCACCAAAGTTCACGTGCAGGGCCGGCAGTATGTCTCGCAAGGCCGTACACTCATTCTGATCGGGCATGCGGGGCATCCGGAAGTGGAAGGCACCATCGGGCAGATTCCGGGCGAGGTCGTGCTGGTGCAAAGCGAGGCGGAAGTGGACACGCTCGCTTTGCCCGTCGATGCCCCGGTCGCCTATGTCACGCAGACCACGCTTTCGGTGGATGACACACGCGGCATCATCGACGCCTTGCAGCGCCGTTTCACCGATATCGTGGGCCCGGACACGCGCGACATTTGTTATGCCACGCAGAATCGCCAGGCCGCCGTGCGCGAGTTGAGCACTCAGGTCGATGTCTTGCTCGTAGTAGGCGCCACGAACAGTTCCAATTCGAACCGGCTGCGCGAGATCGGCGCGGAAACCGGCGTGCCGAGTTATCTCGTCGCCGATGGTTCGGAAGTCAAGGCCGAATGGTTTGCAAAGGCGCAGACTGTCGGCATCACCGCGGGTGCTTCGGCGCCCGAGGAAATGGTCAAACATGTGATCGATGCCCTGCGCGCGTTCGGCCACGTCGAAGTCACGACGATGGAAGGCCGCGAGGAAAAGGTCGAATTCAAACTCCCCGCGAAGCTGTTGCAACCGCTCGCCGCCCTGGCGACCACGGCAGCGACGGCCACCCGCGAAGAATAA